Proteins from one Rosa chinensis cultivar Old Blush chromosome 7, RchiOBHm-V2, whole genome shotgun sequence genomic window:
- the LOC112180364 gene encoding disease resistance protein RPM1 isoform X2: MSESAVSFLLNKISPFLANGVQLWRGVREELIYLNGELEHMKAFLKNADAMEESDEELKVWVKQIRDVAHDAEDVIDEFTLLQTHNNHVHQLYCTLDLLSCCVKNLKAYYRVAKELQSINTRIKEIFAVQKRLLPKLDAAANGSIFTSSGSTWHDRREDALLLDNTDVVGIDEPKNLLVSRLVKGDSGREVVSVTGMGGMGKTTLVKKVYDDVEVKKRFKPRAWITVSQSFEAQDLLRDIIRKLYSEFGRAVPEGVDGMNNNKLKERIKNLLQKRRYLIVLDDVWHTNVWETVKYAFPNGKLGSRVMITTRKSDVASTSCSESEGHIHEVKPLGAKESWSLFSRKAFRGKSCPSYLKSFCKDILKKCEGLPLAIVAISGVLATKDCRRIDEWDLICRSLGAEIHGNDKLEDLKKVLSLSFNDLPYNLKACFLCLSVFPEGHLIKHMKIIRVWIAERFVEAREGRTLEEVAEDYLKELLNRSLMLVGDTTSDGRVKTYRIHDLLREIIVSKSRDQNFAAIMKEHNTIWPDRVRRLSIHNVLQTVQQSRSFPQLRSLFMFGAVSRSSMHKNLSNGFRLLRVLDIEAAPIKTFPREIIDLFYLSYLSLRNTQVKVIPRSIGNLQNLETLDLKKTYVSELPVEILKLQKLRHLLVYHLKIESYAHFYSKFGFKVLSSIGDLLSLQKLCFIEANQGCGMTVRELAKLKQLRRLGIIKLRKEDGLALCLSLKSLTKLRSFSVNSAGENEIIDLQHLSSPPPFLERLYLTGRLEELPSWIPSLHSLVKLFLKWSQLKDDPMVLLQDLPNLVHLELLHTCDSDMLSFKGGGFKKLKVLGLDKFDKLSCVKVEKGAMPCLERLTIQRCKLLKRVPSGVENLTKLKSLQFFDMPYELISKLRPDGEGEDYGEVAHIPEVYSAYWRDGGWDVYPIESFKEIENSPSPAGTVRRSHKLRPLWKV, from the exons ATGTCAGAAAGTGCAGTCAGCTTTCTACTGAACAAGATTTCTCCTTTTCTCGCAAATGGAGTTCAACTCTGGAGAGGGGTTAGAGAAGAACTCATTTACCTAAATGGGGAATTGGAGCACATGAAGGCCTTTCTGAAGAATGCAGACGCAATGGAAGAAAGTGATGAAGAACTCAAAGTATGGGTTAAGCAGATACGAGATGTTGCTCATGATGCAGAAGATGTTATAGATGAATTTACACTCCTCCAAACACATAACAATCATGTGCACCAACTATATTGTACTTTAGACTTGCTTTCTTGCTGTGTTAAGAACCTGAAAGCTTATTATCGGGTTGCCAAGGAGTTACAGAGCATCAACACCCGGATCAAAGAGATCTTTGCTGTGCAAAAAAGACTTCTTCCTAAACTTGATGCTGCTGCAAACGGCTCCATTTTTACCAGTTCAG GTAGCACATGGCATGATCGGCGAGAGGATGCTCTTCTTTTAGACAATACTGATGTTGTGGGCATAGACGAGCCGAAAAACCTACTGGTCAGCCGGCTGGTCAAGGGTGACTCTGGACGTGAAGTAGTTTCAGTGACAGGAATGGGTGGTATGGGGAAAACCACCTTGGTGAAGAAAGTCTATGATGATGTGGAAGTGAAGAAACGTTTCAAACCCCGTGCGTGGATCACAGTTTCTCAGTCTTTTGAAGCACAGGATCTCCTTAGAGACATCATTCGCAAACTCTATTCAGAATTTGGGAGGGCTGTTCCAGAAGGTGTAGATGGCATGAATAACAATAAATTGAAAGAGAGAATCAAAAACTTGCTGCAAAAAAGGAGGTACCtgattgttcttgatgatgtcTGGCACACCAATGTATGGGAGACTGTCAAATATGCTTTTCCTAATGGGAAGCTTGGCAGCAGAGTCATGATCACTACACGTAAATCTGATGTAGCATCCACCTCTTGCTCAGAATCCGAAGGTCATATCCATGAGGTGAAACCCTTGGGTGCAAAGGAGTCTTGGAGTCTGTTCAGTAGGAAGGCATTTCGGGGGAAGTCATGCCCTTCTTATTTGAAATCATTCTGTAAAGATATCCTAAAAAAGTGTGAGGGTTTGCCCCTTGCAATTGTAGCAATAAGTGGTGTTTTGGCAACAAAAGACTGCCGCAGAATAGATGAGTGGGATTTGATTTGCCGTAGTCTTGGAGCTGAAATTCATGGCAATGATAAACTTGAGGATTTGAAGAAAGTCCTTTCTCTCAGTTTTAATGATTTGCCTTATAATCTGAAGGCATGTTTTTTGTGCTTGAGCGTCTTTCCAGAGGGCCATCTGATTAAGCATATGAAAATCATTCGCGTATGGATAGCAGAAAGATTTGTTGAAGCTAGAGAAGGAAGAACATTGGAGGAAGTAGCTGAGGACTACCTCAAGGAGCTGTTGAACAGAAGTTTGATGCTTGTGGGAGACACAACAAGTGATGGAAGGGTCAAAACTTACCGCATCCATGACCTTTTGCGAGAGATTATTGTCTCAAAATCAAGGGATCAAAACTTTGCAGCCATAATGAAGGAGCACAACACAATCTGGCCTGATAGAGTTCGGCGCTTGTCAATACATAATGTATTGCAAACTGTACAACAAAGCAGGTCATTTCCTCAACTTCGTTCCTTGTTTATGTTTGGGGCGGTTTCAAGGTCATCCATGCATAAAAATCTTTCCAATGGCTTTAGGTTGCTTAGGGTGTTAGATATAGAAGCTGCACCTATAAAGACATTTCCAAGAGAAATCATTGACCTGTTTTATTTAAGTTATCTAAGCTTGAGGAACACTCAGGTGAAAGTCATTCCCAGAAGCATAGGGAATCTGCAGAACCTGGAGACATTGGATCTTAAAAAGACTTATGTCTCTGAGTTGCCTGTTGAGATATTAAAGCTCCAAAAACTTCGCCACCTCCTGGTTTATCATCTTAAGATTGAATCTTATGCACACTTTTATTCCAAGTTTGGCTTTAAGGTCCTCTCAAGTATAGGAGATCTTCTGTCCCTGCAAAAGCTCTGTTTTATTGAGGCAAATCAAGGTTGTGGAATGACAGTCAGGGAGTTAGCTAAGCTCAAGCAACTTAGGAGGTTGGGAATTATAAAATTGAGAAAAGAAGATGGATTAGCTTTGTGCTTATCGCTCAAAAGTTTGACCAAGCTGCGTTCATTTTCTGTAAATTCTGCAGGAGAGAATGAGATAATTGATCTCCAACACCTGTCTTCCCCTCCTCCGTTTCTTGAACGACTATACCTGACAGGTCGTTTGGAAGAGTTACCAAGTTGGATACCTTCACTGCATAGCTTGGTTAAGTTATTTTTGAAGTGGAGTCAATTAAAGGATGACCCGATGGTACTTCTTCAAGATTTGCCGAATCTTGTTCATCTTGAATTGCTTCATACTTGTGATAGTGACATGTTGTCATTTAAGGGTGGGGGATTTAAAAAGCTTAAGGTATTGGGTCTTGACAAATTTGACAAGCTCAGTTGTGTGAAGGTGGAGAAGGGAGCAATGCCATGCCTTGAAAGGCTGACAATCCAACGATGCAAGTTGTTGAAGAGGGTACCATCAGGAGTTGAAAACCTTACCAAACTAAAATCACTTCAGTTCTTTGACATGCCGTATGAATTAATCTCAAAACTGCGGCCAGATGGGGAAGGTGAGGATTATGGAGAAGTAGCACATATCCCGGAAGTTTATTCTGCATACTGGAGAGATGGTGGTTGGGATGTCTATCCAATTGAGAGTTTCAAGGAGATAGAAAATAGTCCCTCACCAGCTGGTACTGTTAGGAGAAGCCATAAACTTCGTCCTCTATGGAAGGTTTAG
- the LOC112180364 gene encoding disease resistance protein RPM1 isoform X1 has product MKETMRESAVSFLLNKISPFLANGVQLWRGVREELIYLNGELEHMKAFLKNADAMEESDEELKVWVKQIRDVAHDAEDVIDEFTLLQTHNNHVHQLYCTLDLLSCCVKNLKAYYRVAKELQSINTRIKEIFAVQKRLLPKLDAAANGSIFTSSGSTWHDRREDALLLDNTDVVGIDEPKNLLVSRLVKGDSGREVVSVTGMGGMGKTTLVKKVYDDVEVKKRFKPRAWITVSQSFEAQDLLRDIIRKLYSEFGRAVPEGVDGMNNNKLKERIKNLLQKRRYLIVLDDVWHTNVWETVKYAFPNGKLGSRVMITTRKSDVASTSCSESEGHIHEVKPLGAKESWSLFSRKAFRGKSCPSYLKSFCKDILKKCEGLPLAIVAISGVLATKDCRRIDEWDLICRSLGAEIHGNDKLEDLKKVLSLSFNDLPYNLKACFLCLSVFPEGHLIKHMKIIRVWIAERFVEAREGRTLEEVAEDYLKELLNRSLMLVGDTTSDGRVKTYRIHDLLREIIVSKSRDQNFAAIMKEHNTIWPDRVRRLSIHNVLQTVQQSRSFPQLRSLFMFGAVSRSSMHKNLSNGFRLLRVLDIEAAPIKTFPREIIDLFYLSYLSLRNTQVKVIPRSIGNLQNLETLDLKKTYVSELPVEILKLQKLRHLLVYHLKIESYAHFYSKFGFKVLSSIGDLLSLQKLCFIEANQGCGMTVRELAKLKQLRRLGIIKLRKEDGLALCLSLKSLTKLRSFSVNSAGENEIIDLQHLSSPPPFLERLYLTGRLEELPSWIPSLHSLVKLFLKWSQLKDDPMVLLQDLPNLVHLELLHTCDSDMLSFKGGGFKKLKVLGLDKFDKLSCVKVEKGAMPCLERLTIQRCKLLKRVPSGVENLTKLKSLQFFDMPYELISKLRPDGEGEDYGEVAHIPEVYSAYWRDGGWDVYPIESFKEIENSPSPAGTVRRSHKLRPLWKV; this is encoded by the exons ATGAAGGAGACTATGAGAG AAAGTGCAGTCAGCTTTCTACTGAACAAGATTTCTCCTTTTCTCGCAAATGGAGTTCAACTCTGGAGAGGGGTTAGAGAAGAACTCATTTACCTAAATGGGGAATTGGAGCACATGAAGGCCTTTCTGAAGAATGCAGACGCAATGGAAGAAAGTGATGAAGAACTCAAAGTATGGGTTAAGCAGATACGAGATGTTGCTCATGATGCAGAAGATGTTATAGATGAATTTACACTCCTCCAAACACATAACAATCATGTGCACCAACTATATTGTACTTTAGACTTGCTTTCTTGCTGTGTTAAGAACCTGAAAGCTTATTATCGGGTTGCCAAGGAGTTACAGAGCATCAACACCCGGATCAAAGAGATCTTTGCTGTGCAAAAAAGACTTCTTCCTAAACTTGATGCTGCTGCAAACGGCTCCATTTTTACCAGTTCAG GTAGCACATGGCATGATCGGCGAGAGGATGCTCTTCTTTTAGACAATACTGATGTTGTGGGCATAGACGAGCCGAAAAACCTACTGGTCAGCCGGCTGGTCAAGGGTGACTCTGGACGTGAAGTAGTTTCAGTGACAGGAATGGGTGGTATGGGGAAAACCACCTTGGTGAAGAAAGTCTATGATGATGTGGAAGTGAAGAAACGTTTCAAACCCCGTGCGTGGATCACAGTTTCTCAGTCTTTTGAAGCACAGGATCTCCTTAGAGACATCATTCGCAAACTCTATTCAGAATTTGGGAGGGCTGTTCCAGAAGGTGTAGATGGCATGAATAACAATAAATTGAAAGAGAGAATCAAAAACTTGCTGCAAAAAAGGAGGTACCtgattgttcttgatgatgtcTGGCACACCAATGTATGGGAGACTGTCAAATATGCTTTTCCTAATGGGAAGCTTGGCAGCAGAGTCATGATCACTACACGTAAATCTGATGTAGCATCCACCTCTTGCTCAGAATCCGAAGGTCATATCCATGAGGTGAAACCCTTGGGTGCAAAGGAGTCTTGGAGTCTGTTCAGTAGGAAGGCATTTCGGGGGAAGTCATGCCCTTCTTATTTGAAATCATTCTGTAAAGATATCCTAAAAAAGTGTGAGGGTTTGCCCCTTGCAATTGTAGCAATAAGTGGTGTTTTGGCAACAAAAGACTGCCGCAGAATAGATGAGTGGGATTTGATTTGCCGTAGTCTTGGAGCTGAAATTCATGGCAATGATAAACTTGAGGATTTGAAGAAAGTCCTTTCTCTCAGTTTTAATGATTTGCCTTATAATCTGAAGGCATGTTTTTTGTGCTTGAGCGTCTTTCCAGAGGGCCATCTGATTAAGCATATGAAAATCATTCGCGTATGGATAGCAGAAAGATTTGTTGAAGCTAGAGAAGGAAGAACATTGGAGGAAGTAGCTGAGGACTACCTCAAGGAGCTGTTGAACAGAAGTTTGATGCTTGTGGGAGACACAACAAGTGATGGAAGGGTCAAAACTTACCGCATCCATGACCTTTTGCGAGAGATTATTGTCTCAAAATCAAGGGATCAAAACTTTGCAGCCATAATGAAGGAGCACAACACAATCTGGCCTGATAGAGTTCGGCGCTTGTCAATACATAATGTATTGCAAACTGTACAACAAAGCAGGTCATTTCCTCAACTTCGTTCCTTGTTTATGTTTGGGGCGGTTTCAAGGTCATCCATGCATAAAAATCTTTCCAATGGCTTTAGGTTGCTTAGGGTGTTAGATATAGAAGCTGCACCTATAAAGACATTTCCAAGAGAAATCATTGACCTGTTTTATTTAAGTTATCTAAGCTTGAGGAACACTCAGGTGAAAGTCATTCCCAGAAGCATAGGGAATCTGCAGAACCTGGAGACATTGGATCTTAAAAAGACTTATGTCTCTGAGTTGCCTGTTGAGATATTAAAGCTCCAAAAACTTCGCCACCTCCTGGTTTATCATCTTAAGATTGAATCTTATGCACACTTTTATTCCAAGTTTGGCTTTAAGGTCCTCTCAAGTATAGGAGATCTTCTGTCCCTGCAAAAGCTCTGTTTTATTGAGGCAAATCAAGGTTGTGGAATGACAGTCAGGGAGTTAGCTAAGCTCAAGCAACTTAGGAGGTTGGGAATTATAAAATTGAGAAAAGAAGATGGATTAGCTTTGTGCTTATCGCTCAAAAGTTTGACCAAGCTGCGTTCATTTTCTGTAAATTCTGCAGGAGAGAATGAGATAATTGATCTCCAACACCTGTCTTCCCCTCCTCCGTTTCTTGAACGACTATACCTGACAGGTCGTTTGGAAGAGTTACCAAGTTGGATACCTTCACTGCATAGCTTGGTTAAGTTATTTTTGAAGTGGAGTCAATTAAAGGATGACCCGATGGTACTTCTTCAAGATTTGCCGAATCTTGTTCATCTTGAATTGCTTCATACTTGTGATAGTGACATGTTGTCATTTAAGGGTGGGGGATTTAAAAAGCTTAAGGTATTGGGTCTTGACAAATTTGACAAGCTCAGTTGTGTGAAGGTGGAGAAGGGAGCAATGCCATGCCTTGAAAGGCTGACAATCCAACGATGCAAGTTGTTGAAGAGGGTACCATCAGGAGTTGAAAACCTTACCAAACTAAAATCACTTCAGTTCTTTGACATGCCGTATGAATTAATCTCAAAACTGCGGCCAGATGGGGAAGGTGAGGATTATGGAGAAGTAGCACATATCCCGGAAGTTTATTCTGCATACTGGAGAGATGGTGGTTGGGATGTCTATCCAATTGAGAGTTTCAAGGAGATAGAAAATAGTCCCTCACCAGCTGGTACTGTTAGGAGAAGCCATAAACTTCGTCCTCTATGGAAGGTTTAG